From Desulfonatronum thiosulfatophilum, a single genomic window includes:
- a CDS encoding TraR/DksA C4-type zinc finger protein — protein sequence MPDIADDAQSAEEMFLREAMARRTVAGNAESRTHCLDCDDRIPEMRRKLVAGCLRCVDCQTAHEVERFEEGYPL from the coding sequence ATGCCCGACATCGCTGACGACGCCCAATCGGCTGAGGAGATGTTTCTCCGTGAGGCAATGGCTCGGAGGACGGTAGCAGGCAACGCGGAGTCCCGGACCCACTGCCTGGACTGTGATGATCGCATTCCGGAAATGCGGCGGAAGCTGGTGGCTGGGTGCCTGCGGTGCGTGGACTGCCAGACGGCGCACGAGGTTGAACGATTCGAGGAGGGATATCCGCTGTGA